A window of the Tiliqua scincoides isolate rTilSci1 chromosome 5, rTilSci1.hap2, whole genome shotgun sequence genome harbors these coding sequences:
- the LOC136651186 gene encoding phosphatidylinositol transfer protein beta isoform-like — protein sequence MVLIKEFRVVLPCSVEEYQVGQLFSVAEASKNNTGGGEGIEVLTNEPYEREGERGQYTHKIYHLQSKVPGFIKMFAPEGSLVVHERAWNAYPYCRTVITNEYMKDDFFIKIETWHKPDLGDQDNVHRLDAETWKDVEVVHIDIADRTHVSDDDYKPDEDPALFKSLKTSRGPLGPDWKRELANNEDCPHMCAYKLVTVKFRWWGLQGRVEKFIQKQERRLFTNFHRQLFCWLDKWVDLSMADIRRMEEETQRELDEMRQKGTVRGMTASDE from the exons CCGGGTAGTGTTGCCTTGCTCTGTGGAGGAG tatCAAGTCGGGCAATTATTCTCTGTGGCCGAAGCCAGCAAGAACAACACTGGTGGGGGTGAAGGAATTGAGGTGCTCACCAATGAACCATATGAGCGTGAAGGGGAGAGAGGACAGTACACCCACAAGATCTATCACCTCCAGAG CAAAGTTCCAGGATTCATTAAGATGTTTGCTCCTGAGGGGTCACTAGTCGTCCATGAGAGAGCCTGGAATGCCTATCCCTATTGTCGAACag TTATTACG AATGAATATATGAAGGATGATTTCTTCATCAAAATTGAAACGTGGCACAAACCAGATCTAGGTGACCAAGATAAT GTTCACAGGCTTGATGCTGAGACCTGGAAAGATGTTGAAGTGGTTCATATAGACATTGCCGACCGGACACATGTGTCAGATGAT GATTACAAGCCAGATGAAGACCCAGCTCTCTTCAAATCACTGAAGACAAGCAGAGGCCCACTTGGTCCTGATTGGAAG CGGGAGCTAGCCAATAACGAGGATTGCCCCCACATGTGTGCCTATAAGCTTGTGACGGTGAAGTTCCGCTGGTGGGGCCTCCAGGGTCGCGTGGAAAAATTTATCCAGAAG CAAGAAAGACGCCTCTTTACCAACTTCCATaggcagctgttttgctggttgGATAAGTGGGTGGATTTAAGCATGGCAGACATCCGGCGGATGGAAGAGGAGACACAGAGGGAGCTGGACGAG ATGCGCCAGAAGGGCACTGTGAGAGGGATGACTGCCAGCGATGAGTGA